In Leptodesmis sichuanensis A121, the following are encoded in one genomic region:
- a CDS encoding sugar O-acetyltransferase, translating to MQEQPKTEKEKMLANELYLASDPELAAESWQAFHLTRLYNGVAEEDLEQRSQILRELLGKVGKNTQIVPPFHCDYGRNIYVGDNFYMNYGGVILDCNTVHIGDNVLCGPYVQIYTAYHPVDPTVRLTGRELAAPITIGNNVWIGGGVIICPGVTIADNTTIGAGSIVTKDIPAHVVAAGNPCKVIRAL from the coding sequence ATGCAGGAACAACCTAAAACTGAAAAAGAAAAGATGTTGGCCAATGAGTTGTATCTAGCATCTGATCCGGAACTGGCTGCTGAAAGTTGGCAAGCTTTTCATCTAACTCGCCTTTATAACGGGGTGGCAGAAGAAGATCTGGAACAACGATCGCAGATTCTCAGAGAGCTATTGGGGAAGGTAGGGAAAAACACTCAAATTGTGCCACCCTTTCACTGTGATTATGGACGAAATATTTATGTTGGTGACAACTTTTACATGAATTATGGAGGCGTGATTCTAGACTGCAATACCGTTCATATCGGAGACAATGTGTTGTGTGGGCCTTACGTGCAGATTTACACGGCTTACCATCCGGTTGATCCAACGGTGCGGCTGACTGGACGGGAGTTAGCCGCCCCCATTACGATCGGCAACAATGTCTGGATTGGGGGTGGTGTAATTATCTGTCCGGGAGTGACGATCGCCGATAACACGACCATTGGGGCAGGCAGTATCGTCACCAAAGACATCCCTGCCCATGTGGTAGCGGCTGGTAATCCCTGCAAAGTAATTCGGGCATTATGA